Proteins encoded by one window of Bacillus sp. DTU_2020_1000418_1_SI_GHA_SEK_038:
- the hisA gene encoding 1-(5-phosphoribosyl)-5-[(5-phosphoribosylamino)methylideneamino]imidazole-4-carboxamide isomerase: protein MSFTIYPAIDMRGGKCVRLLQGDYNQETVYGDSPFDMAKKFADEGASWIHMVDLDGAKDGKRVNDVSVIKAAKELKAHIQIGGGIRTETDIAHYLENGVSRVIIGSIAVSKPDFAIEMIRKYGNQIAVGLDAKDGYVATHGWLNTSEVKAVELGKRFADAGAESFIFTDIATDGMLSGPNIEAVRQLAKETGKSVIASGGVSKLSDLTSLKEFYDDGVTGAIVGKAIYEGRFTVKEALGEVK from the coding sequence ATGAGCTTTACCATTTATCCAGCAATTGATATGCGAGGCGGCAAGTGTGTCCGCTTGCTACAGGGAGATTATAATCAAGAAACAGTATATGGGGATTCTCCTTTTGATATGGCAAAAAAGTTTGCAGATGAAGGAGCAAGCTGGATCCATATGGTCGACCTAGACGGAGCAAAGGATGGAAAAAGAGTCAATGACGTATCTGTAATAAAGGCAGCCAAGGAGCTGAAGGCTCATATTCAAATTGGCGGCGGCATTCGGACCGAAACCGATATTGCTCATTATTTGGAAAATGGTGTTTCACGTGTGATCATCGGAAGTATTGCCGTTTCGAAGCCAGATTTCGCGATTGAAATGATCAGGAAATATGGCAATCAAATTGCAGTAGGCTTGGATGCAAAAGATGGCTATGTAGCAACGCATGGATGGCTGAACACTTCCGAAGTGAAGGCGGTTGAGTTAGGTAAACGCTTTGCGGATGCTGGAGCAGAGTCGTTTATTTTTACCGATATTGCAACAGATGGCATGCTGTCCGGTCCAAATATAGAGGCAGTCAGACAACTGGCAAAAGAAACAGGAAAAAGTGTTATCGCTTCTGGGGGAGTCAGCAAGCTTTCTGATTTAACTAGTTTAAAAGAATTTTACGATGATGGGGTAACAGGTGCTATTGTCGGAAAAGCCATTTACGAAGGACGTTTTACCGTGAAGGAAGCATTGGGAGAGGTGAAGTAA
- the hisH gene encoding imidazole glycerol phosphate synthase subunit HisH, with product MIGIIDYGMGNLFSVSKALERLDTPYFISEKRGELQKADGLILPGVGSFEDAMELLERLELASLIKEYVQLGKPLLGICLGMQLLFEESEENGLTKGLQLLPGSVRRFPGVSVDGVPYKVPHMGWNRLTFVQPSELLQSVHENYAYFVHSYYVDTDDKSIVIAESSYDVKVPAVVGKENIFGMQFHPEKSGQLGMELLSNFTGIVWERMTEK from the coding sequence ATGATCGGGATTATTGACTATGGAATGGGTAATCTCTTTAGTGTCAGCAAGGCACTTGAGCGATTAGACACCCCTTACTTTATTTCTGAAAAAAGAGGAGAACTGCAAAAGGCAGATGGGCTGATTCTTCCAGGTGTTGGCTCTTTTGAGGATGCGATGGAGCTTTTAGAAAGATTGGAATTAGCGAGCCTGATAAAAGAATACGTACAGCTCGGGAAACCGCTGCTTGGGATTTGCTTAGGCATGCAGCTATTATTTGAAGAAAGTGAAGAGAACGGGCTGACAAAGGGGCTTCAGCTGCTGCCGGGTTCTGTAAGAAGATTTCCTGGAGTTTCAGTGGACGGAGTGCCGTATAAAGTCCCGCATATGGGCTGGAATCGTCTCACTTTTGTTCAGCCCTCGGAGCTTCTTCAATCAGTACATGAAAATTATGCATACTTCGTTCACTCCTATTATGTAGATACAGACGATAAGAGCATTGTTATTGCAGAAAGCAGCTATGATGTAAAAGTTCCGGCTGTTGTCGGTAAAGAAAATATATTTGGGATGCAATTTCATCCAGAAAAAAGCGGACAATTAGGGATGGAGCTTTTAAGTAATTTTACTGGAATTGTATGGGAAAGGATGACCGAAAAATGA
- the hisB gene encoding imidazoleglycerol-phosphate dehydratase HisB, which produces MTRSSEVKRKTNETEIYLSLNIDGQGESKLETGVPFLTHMLDLFSKHGQFDLTVDAKGDTEVDDHHTTEDIGICLGQVFREALGDKKGIKRYGNAFVPMDEALAQVVIDLSNRPHLEMRAEFPSQKVGTFDTELVHEFLWKLALEARMNLHVIVHYGQNTHHIIEAIFKALGRALHEATTIDPNIKGVPSTKGLL; this is translated from the coding sequence ATGACAAGATCTTCAGAGGTTAAAAGGAAAACGAATGAAACAGAAATTTATTTGTCTTTAAATATTGATGGACAAGGGGAGAGCAAGCTGGAAACGGGAGTACCGTTTTTGACGCATATGCTTGACCTTTTTTCAAAGCATGGGCAATTTGATTTAACAGTCGATGCAAAAGGTGATACTGAAGTGGATGATCACCATACAACGGAGGACATCGGTATTTGCCTTGGACAAGTATTTAGGGAAGCTCTTGGCGACAAAAAAGGAATTAAACGCTATGGAAATGCGTTTGTACCGATGGATGAGGCGCTGGCGCAGGTTGTCATTGATCTAAGCAATCGTCCTCACTTAGAAATGAGAGCAGAGTTTCCAAGCCAAAAAGTAGGCACATTTGATACAGAACTTGTGCATGAGTTCCTATGGAAGCTTGCCCTTGAAGCCAGAATGAACCTGCATGTGATTGTTCACTATGGTCAAAATACACATCATATAATTGAAGCGATTTTTAAAGCATTAGGACGTGCTTTACATGAGGCGACAACGATTGACCCTAACATTAAAGGAGTGCCATCTACGAAAGGGCTGTTGTAA
- the hisD gene encoding histidinol dehydrogenase, producing the protein MRILKINDGASQSIKRSVDSGTEEQRAIVKGIIEQVRADGDAALSAFTEKFDGITLSNFAVTDDEKREAYEEVDDEVLAIIREAAANIRSFHEKQLRPSWMTTDENGTILGQKVTPLDSVGLYVPGGTAAYPSSVLMNVLPAKVAGVKRIVITSPPDKKTGKLPPAVLVAAQEAGAEEIYKVGGAQAIAALAYGTETIAPVDKITGPGNIFVALAKREVFGDVDIDMIAGPSEIAILADYTARPDEMAADLLSQAEHDAFSCSVLVTPSERLAKAVSAQVEKQLASLPRQEIAAQSIENFGAIYVTDTMEEAVETINSLAPEHLEIVTENPLELLGKIRHAGAIFLGRFSPEPVGDYFAGPNHVLPTNGTARFSSPLNVEDFQKKSSIVYYSEKALKENGEKISAFARLEGLEAHARAIDIRLKK; encoded by the coding sequence ATGCGGATTTTGAAAATAAATGATGGGGCCTCCCAGTCCATTAAAAGATCTGTCGATAGCGGAACAGAAGAACAGCGGGCGATTGTGAAGGGAATTATTGAGCAGGTTCGAGCAGATGGGGATGCAGCATTATCAGCCTTCACGGAAAAATTCGATGGGATCACCTTATCTAATTTTGCTGTTACGGACGATGAAAAAAGGGAAGCTTATGAGGAAGTCGATGATGAGGTTCTGGCCATTATTAGAGAGGCAGCAGCCAATATTCGCTCCTTCCACGAAAAACAGCTGCGCCCGTCATGGATGACAACAGATGAAAATGGCACGATTCTTGGGCAAAAGGTAACTCCGCTGGATTCAGTCGGCCTATATGTGCCAGGCGGAACAGCTGCCTACCCATCCTCCGTGCTCATGAATGTGCTGCCTGCCAAGGTTGCAGGGGTCAAACGAATAGTCATCACTTCTCCCCCTGATAAAAAAACAGGGAAGCTTCCACCAGCCGTCCTAGTAGCCGCACAGGAGGCAGGAGCGGAGGAAATTTATAAAGTAGGCGGTGCCCAAGCCATTGCGGCATTGGCTTATGGAACGGAAACGATTGCCCCTGTTGATAAAATCACGGGCCCAGGAAACATATTTGTTGCTTTGGCAAAACGTGAAGTGTTTGGGGATGTCGATATTGATATGATCGCTGGGCCAAGTGAAATTGCGATTTTGGCGGATTATACGGCAAGACCAGATGAAATGGCTGCGGACTTATTGTCTCAGGCCGAGCATGATGCTTTTTCCTGCAGTGTCCTCGTCACTCCATCAGAGAGATTGGCAAAGGCTGTTTCAGCACAGGTGGAGAAGCAATTGGCTTCACTTCCCCGTCAGGAAATCGCCGCACAATCCATTGAAAATTTCGGAGCGATTTATGTGACAGATACAATGGAAGAAGCGGTTGAAACCATTAATAGCCTTGCTCCCGAGCATTTAGAAATTGTAACTGAAAATCCGCTGGAGCTTCTAGGAAAAATCAGACATGCTGGAGCGATTTTTCTCGGACGCTTTAGTCCCGAACCAGTCGGAGACTATTTTGCTGGACCGAATCATGTATTGCCAACGAACGGCACTGCCCGTTTTTCGAGTCCGCTTAATGTGGAGGATTTTCAAAAAAAATCCAGTATCGTTTATTACAGTGAAAAAGCCCTAAAAGAAAATGGAGAGAAAATCTCGGCATTTGCACGGCTTGAAGGATTAGAAGCCCATGCGCGGGCAATTGACATAAGATTGAAGAAGTAA